The Hymenobacter sp. GOD-10R genome includes a window with the following:
- a CDS encoding STAS domain-containing protein produces the protein MREVYREILPESYLLILAPERHTLGSVPLAQALFGAAHSGKPSVWIDCSELHQLSTHTCQVLLHYHQQFTKRGIQLILCHLEPAIEQELVDASPAQPPTIVPTLLDADTYCHAQRVSRYAHARTLPMSWLTHE, from the coding sequence ATGAGGGAGGTGTACCGCGAAATCCTGCCGGAGAGTTACTTGCTGATCTTAGCCCCCGAGCGCCACACCCTTGGGAGCGTACCCCTAGCGCAGGCACTATTTGGTGCGGCTCATAGTGGCAAACCCAGTGTTTGGATTGACTGTAGCGAGCTTCACCAGCTTAGCACGCATACGTGTCAAGTGCTGCTACATTATCATCAGCAGTTCACGAAACGGGGCATCCAGTTGATACTTTGCCACTTAGAGCCTGCTATAGAACAAGAGTTGGTAGATGCCAGTCCGGCGCAACCACCCACCATCGTGCCCACCTTGCTCGACGCCGACACGTACTGTCATGCCCAACGCGTATCGAGGTACGCCCACGCGCGCACTTTACCGATGAGTTGGCTTACGCATGAGTAA
- a CDS encoding STAS domain-containing protein has product MDFDKLMKSDQFLLRLRGACLGDENVSRLTTLLVEAAQCGAHRVWLDCRQLTHMDYRGLRVLLQFLPRFEAMGTTLLLCGLQPAVQERLDASGLASLLTLLPAEAYNGPDQKGL; this is encoded by the coding sequence ATGGATTTCGACAAGCTAATGAAGTCTGATCAGTTCCTGCTCCGGCTCCGAGGGGCGTGCTTAGGTGACGAAAATGTCAGCAGGCTGACAACGCTACTGGTGGAAGCGGCTCAGTGCGGCGCTCACCGCGTGTGGCTTGACTGCCGCCAGCTTACGCACATGGATTACCGCGGTCTGCGTGTGCTCCTCCAGTTCTTGCCTCGATTTGAGGCCATGGGTACCACGCTGTTGCTATGCGGCTTACAACCTGCTGTGCAAGAGCGCCTCGATGCTTCCGGGCTAGCTTCGCTGCTTACCCTTCTTCCCGCCGAGGCTTACAACGGTCCTGATCAGAAAGGCTTATAG
- a CDS encoding FAD-dependent oxidoreductase gives MKETSASTQPSWLHTAPSLAEFPALTENITADVVVVGAGIAGLTTAYLLAREGRNVVVLESGKLGSGETGRTTAHLSNALDDRYTTLEELFGESGARIAAQSHGGAIDLINDIVREEHIACDFARVNGYLFLPKDGDRQELDEELEAAHHAGLTGVRRLSNSPTKGFQTGECLEFPNQGQFHIIKYLHGLVDAITRLGGRIFTHSHVSEVKGGKSASVTTASGAKVTAKAVLVATNTPVNDRVVMHTKQHPYRTYAIAARIPHGSVTKALYWDTPDPYHYIRLEEVPGEPDGVSYDLLLVGGEDHKTGQGVPEESFRCLEEWAREHFPMIESIDYRWSGQVMEPSDSLGYAGRNPLDDENVYIITGDSGHGMTHGTLGAMIVADLIQGRQTPWEELYDPGRVTFRPTALKEFIVENVNVAAEYTDLLTGGDVSQEEEIKPGSGAVLRRGLTKVAVYRDPQGQTHTCSAICPHLGCVVHWNGVESSWDCPCHGSRFDAYGHLLNGPSNQDLAAVDES, from the coding sequence ATGAAAGAAACTTCCGCTTCTACGCAGCCCTCGTGGCTGCATACCGCGCCTTCCCTGGCCGAGTTTCCGGCACTTACCGAGAATATTACCGCCGATGTGGTGGTGGTAGGCGCAGGTATTGCGGGCCTTACCACCGCTTACCTGCTCGCGCGCGAAGGGCGCAACGTAGTTGTGCTGGAAAGCGGCAAGCTAGGTAGTGGCGAAACCGGCCGCACCACCGCTCATCTTTCCAACGCCCTCGACGACCGCTACACGACGCTGGAGGAGTTGTTCGGCGAATCCGGTGCCCGCATTGCTGCCCAGAGCCACGGCGGCGCTATTGATCTGATCAATGACATTGTGCGGGAAGAACATATTGCCTGCGATTTTGCCCGCGTCAATGGTTACCTTTTTCTACCGAAAGATGGCGACCGGCAAGAGCTAGATGAGGAACTAGAGGCTGCCCACCACGCGGGCCTTACAGGTGTCCGGCGATTATCGAACTCGCCCACCAAAGGGTTTCAAACAGGTGAATGTTTGGAGTTTCCCAACCAAGGGCAATTCCATATCATCAAGTATTTGCACGGGTTGGTGGACGCTATTACGCGACTCGGCGGCCGTATTTTCACGCACTCACACGTGAGTGAGGTAAAAGGCGGTAAGTCAGCTAGCGTAACGACGGCTAGTGGCGCTAAGGTGACGGCCAAAGCCGTGCTGGTGGCTACCAACACGCCTGTGAACGACCGAGTGGTGATGCACACTAAGCAGCACCCCTACCGAACGTATGCCATAGCCGCTCGCATTCCGCACGGCTCCGTAACCAAGGCCCTGTATTGGGATACGCCCGACCCGTACCATTACATCCGCTTGGAGGAGGTACCCGGCGAACCTGATGGCGTTTCGTACGATCTGCTTTTGGTAGGTGGCGAAGACCACAAAACTGGCCAGGGCGTGCCAGAAGAAAGCTTCCGCTGCTTGGAAGAATGGGCACGTGAGCACTTTCCGATGATTGAAAGCATCGACTACCGCTGGTCGGGCCAGGTGATGGAACCGAGTGACAGCCTAGGGTATGCAGGCCGGAATCCATTGGACGACGAAAACGTGTACATCATCACCGGCGACTCGGGTCATGGCATGACCCACGGCACCCTAGGTGCTATGATTGTTGCCGACTTGATTCAGGGTCGCCAAACACCTTGGGAGGAGCTTTATGACCCAGGTCGCGTAACGTTCCGTCCCACGGCGCTTAAGGAGTTTATCGTCGAAAACGTAAACGTGGCGGCCGAGTACACCGATCTGCTGACGGGCGGCGACGTTTCGCAGGAAGAAGAAATCAAGCCGGGTAGCGGCGCTGTGTTGCGACGGGGCCTTACGAAAGTAGCTGTGTACCGCGACCCGCAAGGTCAAACGCACACGTGCTCGGCCATCTGCCCTCACCTAGGTTGCGTGGTTCACTGGAACGGTGTAGAGAGTAGCTGGGACTGCCCCTGTCACGGCTCCCGCTTCGACGCCTACGGGCATTTGCTCAATGGCCCCAGCAACCAAGACCTAGCGGCTGTGGATGAAAGCTAG
- a CDS encoding cyanophycinase, which produces MSTRKHNTHDQTCPPPKGLLIAVGGHENKGEAAERGSNQDRNNSFAPETILKRFCDELQGDDPLIVIVPTASGVPEESAADYQKVFAELGRQRTEVLDIRNRADTLRPEYLELVEQAAGIWFTGGDQLRLTGILGGTTILRRLKERYTHERIVLGGTSAGATALSTPMIYEGTNNAGFRKGEIAITTGLQFMRDVAIDTHFIARGRIVRMAQILATNLSCVGIGLEEDTAVVVHDGRELEVIGSGLVTILETREDTSTNIYDVAPETPFYIRCLQLHFLSPGERYTLSVMPELHR; this is translated from the coding sequence ATGTCTACTCGCAAACACAACACCCACGACCAAACTTGTCCCCCGCCGAAAGGGCTGCTTATTGCTGTAGGGGGCCACGAGAACAAAGGCGAAGCTGCCGAACGGGGCTCGAACCAAGACCGGAACAACAGCTTTGCGCCCGAGACCATCCTCAAGCGTTTCTGCGACGAGTTGCAAGGCGATGATCCGCTGATTGTGATAGTGCCCACTGCCTCGGGAGTACCCGAAGAATCGGCAGCCGACTACCAGAAGGTCTTCGCCGAGTTAGGTCGTCAGCGCACAGAAGTGCTCGATATACGCAACCGCGCTGATACGCTCCGGCCAGAGTATCTAGAACTAGTGGAACAGGCTGCCGGCATCTGGTTTACGGGTGGCGACCAACTCCGCCTCACTGGCATTCTGGGTGGCACCACTATTCTGCGACGCCTGAAGGAGCGCTACACCCATGAGCGCATTGTACTGGGTGGTACTAGCGCAGGCGCCACAGCCCTATCAACCCCCATGATTTATGAGGGCACCAACAACGCGGGGTTTCGAAAAGGGGAAATTGCTATTACGACCGGCTTGCAATTTATGCGCGACGTAGCCATCGACACCCACTTTATTGCGCGGGGCCGCATTGTGCGCATGGCCCAGATTCTGGCTACCAATCTTTCCTGCGTTGGTATCGGCCTCGAAGAAGACACCGCCGTGGTTGTGCACGATGGCCGGGAGCTGGAAGTTATTGGCAGCGGCTTGGTAACTATTTTGGAAACCCGCGAGGACACGTCCACTAACATCTACGACGTTGCGCCCGAAACGCCTTTTTATATCCGCTGCCTACAGCTCCACTTCCTCTCCCCAGGCGAGCGGTATACCCTATCAGTCATGCCAGAGCTGCACCGCTAA
- a CDS encoding response regulator transcription factor, with protein MIRVVLADDHTILRDKIRSLLAQESDMEVVGQASNGLLLLEVLAQTPTDVVVLDLHMPAMDGLTATKLIRQRFPDVKVLVLSMLDHAYYAAQAFEAGALGYALKNSPLRELLHAIRTVNRSAPFLCTEIGLSLVDSLLCGTSISASLDAQIASLATQAHNKEQLDTQKASSFLTSMPAHQPHRIKSDQ; from the coding sequence ATGATCCGGGTAGTTCTGGCTGATGACCACACCATTTTGCGGGATAAAATCAGGAGTCTGCTTGCACAGGAATCGGATATGGAAGTAGTAGGCCAGGCCAGCAACGGATTGCTCCTGCTGGAGGTGCTAGCCCAAACGCCCACCGATGTGGTAGTACTCGACCTGCATATGCCGGCCATGGATGGCCTCACCGCCACCAAGCTCATCCGGCAACGGTTTCCGGATGTGAAGGTGTTGGTACTTTCGATGCTTGATCATGCGTATTACGCGGCCCAGGCATTCGAGGCTGGCGCGCTGGGTTATGCCCTCAAAAATTCGCCTTTGCGGGAGCTTTTGCACGCTATCCGTACCGTGAACCGCAGTGCGCCTTTTCTGTGCACCGAAATTGGGTTGAGCTTGGTAGATAGCCTGCTCTGCGGCACCAGCATCTCCGCCAGCCTAGATGCCCAAATAGCTTCGTTGGCTACACAGGCGCACAACAAAGAGCAGCTTGACACTCAGAAAGCTAGCTCGTTTCTGACTAGTATGCCTGCGCACCAACCTCACCGCATAAAGAGCGACCAGTAA
- a CDS encoding response regulator transcription factor: MIRVVLTDDHAIIRDGINSLLRDEPGLEVVGEAANGQQLLDFLETTPADVILLDLNMPIMDGFTTIGHLRRLYPQIKVLVLSMLDHERYVAQALETGALGYALKNTGRAELIYAITTVATGQAFLCTAIGMALLRRLQSPETSVNETPKTSSLSKRELEVLKLIAEGMTNAEIADKLFTSKRTIETHRQNIIEKTQAKNTAALIKFAVSNGMLSE; the protein is encoded by the coding sequence ATGATTCGTGTTGTTCTGACTGATGACCACGCTATTATCCGCGACGGGATCAACTCGTTGTTGCGTGATGAGCCTGGTCTGGAGGTAGTGGGGGAGGCTGCAAACGGGCAGCAGTTGCTGGATTTTCTTGAAACGACGCCCGCTGATGTGATCCTGCTGGATTTGAATATGCCCATCATGGATGGGTTTACCACCATTGGGCACCTGCGCCGGCTGTATCCACAGATAAAAGTGCTGGTGCTTTCCATGCTCGACCATGAGCGCTACGTTGCCCAAGCACTGGAAACAGGTGCCCTCGGGTATGCCCTCAAAAACACTGGCCGCGCTGAACTCATCTATGCCATTACAACCGTTGCGACTGGCCAGGCCTTCTTGTGCACCGCTATTGGAATGGCGCTGCTACGGCGGCTTCAAAGTCCGGAGACGAGTGTAAATGAAACGCCGAAAACCAGCAGCCTGTCTAAGCGTGAACTAGAGGTGCTGAAGCTAATAGCGGAAGGCATGACCAACGCCGAAATTGCCGACAAGCTTTTCACCAGCAAGCGCACCATCGAAACACATAGGCAGAATATCATCGAGAAAACGCAAGCCAAGAATACCGCCGCGCTGATCAAATTTGCCGTCAGCAACGGCATGCTCAGCGAGTAG
- a CDS encoding rhamnogalacturonan lyase, which produces MAEAKPTPAPPATSRQMEKLGRGVVAVRREKQDVFISWRLLNTDPAGAAFHVFRQVKGGKPTRLTNQPITASTNWVDKTADATSSYLYSVELVNAKGTHLTAQDAPAQPVAVWAQNFMRVPLKQPEGGTVSSGTDVSSYTYTANDASVADLDGDGTYEIVLKWDPTNSKDNGSAGLSGPVLLDAYKLDGTHLWRINLGKNIRAGAHYTQFMVYDLDGDGKAEVACKTADGSIDGQGKVVGDASKDYRSLTVPTDGVQVPGTRDGRYGKIMAGPEYFTVFNGLIGATLATTAYVPGREPLNGWGGIGGNGGNDNTGNRSDRMLACVAYLDGVHPSVVMCRGYYGRTVLAAWDWRQGKLTSRWVFDSQNPENPFSGMGNHGLSVNDVDFDGKDEIVYGSMVVDDNGKGLFSTGLRHGDALHVSNFDPTTPGLEAWGVHENEEPIPGHELGPGAALYDATSGKILWSTDQGQDAGRGMAADIDPRYLGAEVWASSPETGLRTIKGQRIGEAPRSINFGIWWDGDLLRELLDRTYIDKWDYMNGKLDHLLDGGPLGAASNNGTKATPCVSADLFGDWREEVIWRNTNNQELFIFTTNIPTEHRFVTLMQDPAYRLGVARENVGYNQPPHTSFYLGEGQRQ; this is translated from the coding sequence ATGGCAGAAGCGAAACCCACGCCTGCGCCGCCCGCCACATCGCGCCAAATGGAAAAGCTAGGACGGGGTGTGGTAGCAGTAAGACGGGAAAAGCAAGACGTGTTTATTAGTTGGCGGCTGCTGAATACAGATCCGGCGGGAGCTGCCTTTCACGTGTTTCGACAGGTCAAAGGTGGTAAGCCTACAAGATTAACGAACCAGCCCATTACAGCCAGCACCAACTGGGTAGACAAGACCGCTGACGCCACGTCGAGCTACCTTTATTCAGTAGAATTGGTCAACGCCAAAGGGACTCATCTTACCGCACAGGATGCACCAGCTCAGCCGGTTGCCGTCTGGGCTCAGAACTTCATGCGCGTGCCGCTTAAGCAACCCGAAGGTGGCACGGTCAGCAGCGGCACCGACGTGAGTAGCTACACCTACACGGCCAACGACGCCTCCGTGGCAGACCTAGATGGCGACGGCACCTACGAAATTGTGTTGAAATGGGACCCTACCAACTCCAAAGACAATGGTTCGGCGGGGCTCAGTGGCCCGGTGCTGCTAGATGCTTACAAGTTGGATGGGACGCACTTGTGGCGCATCAACCTAGGTAAGAATATCCGGGCCGGAGCACACTACACCCAGTTCATGGTGTACGACCTCGACGGCGACGGCAAAGCAGAAGTAGCTTGCAAAACGGCCGACGGCAGCATCGATGGTCAAGGCAAGGTAGTTGGCGACGCAAGCAAGGACTACCGCTCACTCACTGTGCCCACTGACGGCGTGCAGGTACCGGGCACCCGCGACGGTCGCTACGGCAAAATCATGGCCGGGCCGGAGTATTTTACGGTGTTCAATGGCCTTATTGGCGCTACCCTAGCTACCACAGCTTACGTGCCTGGTCGCGAGCCGCTCAATGGCTGGGGCGGCATTGGGGGTAATGGCGGCAATGACAACACCGGTAACCGAAGCGACCGGATGCTGGCGTGCGTAGCTTACCTCGACGGCGTGCACCCGAGCGTGGTGATGTGCCGGGGCTACTATGGCCGCACAGTGCTGGCCGCCTGGGACTGGCGCCAGGGCAAGCTCACTTCCCGCTGGGTATTCGACTCGCAGAACCCCGAAAATCCGTTTTCGGGCATGGGCAACCATGGCTTGAGCGTAAACGACGTAGACTTCGATGGGAAGGATGAAATCGTGTACGGCTCGATGGTGGTTGATGATAATGGCAAAGGTTTATTCTCCACGGGCCTGCGCCACGGCGACGCCTTGCACGTCAGCAACTTCGACCCGACGACGCCTGGCTTGGAAGCCTGGGGAGTGCACGAAAACGAAGAACCCATTCCCGGCCACGAGCTAGGTCCAGGTGCCGCGCTCTACGATGCTACGAGCGGCAAAATTCTTTGGTCCACAGACCAGGGCCAAGATGCAGGCCGCGGCATGGCTGCTGATATCGACCCGCGCTACCTAGGGGCGGAGGTGTGGGCCAGTTCCCCCGAGACGGGGCTGCGCACCATCAAGGGGCAGCGCATCGGTGAGGCTCCGCGCTCTATCAACTTTGGCATCTGGTGGGATGGCGACTTGCTACGGGAGCTGCTCGACCGCACCTACATTGACAAGTGGGATTATATGAATGGCAAGCTCGACCACTTGCTGGACGGCGGGCCGCTCGGCGCTGCTTCCAACAACGGCACCAAAGCCACCCCTTGCGTAAGTGCAGACCTGTTCGGCGACTGGCGCGAAGAGGTTATCTGGCGCAACACCAACAATCAGGAGCTGTTTATCTTCACTACCAACATTCCCACCGAGCACCGCTTCGTCACGCTGATGCAGGATCCCGCCTATCGGCTAGGGGTAGCGCGCGAAAATGTGGGCTACAATCAGCCGCCCCATACTAGCTTTTACCTGGGCGAGGGCCAGAGGCAGTAA
- the rhaT gene encoding L-rhamnose/proton symporter RhaT, translated as MAVIWGVIFHALGGFASGSFYLPYKKVKGWSWESYWLVGGIVSWLLVPWILGLATIPNLTTVLSQTDGSTLFWVYFWGVLWGFGGLTFGLGMRYLGLSLGMAVIMGLCALVGTLVPPIWGGTIVQLLSTASGQVTLLGLLVCLVGILICSRAGIMKEKSLSAEQKSESIAEYNLKKGLMVAVFSGIMSACFAFGLEAGQKIADLAVQQGADPLYKNNAILVVILLGGLTTNAVWCLYLNLKNRTYTDYLNPSYPALRNILFCAAAGTLWYFQFFFYGMGDTKLGVYRFSGWTLHMAFIIAFSSMWGLYLHEWRGANRATMRTVSLGILTVVLSTIIVGYGNYLGSDQSEATAAPAKSQPLLQASVETQPAR; from the coding sequence ATGGCTGTAATTTGGGGAGTTATTTTTCACGCCTTAGGCGGCTTTGCGTCCGGCAGTTTCTACCTACCTTATAAAAAGGTGAAAGGGTGGTCCTGGGAGAGCTATTGGCTAGTAGGCGGCATCGTATCGTGGCTGCTGGTTCCGTGGATCCTAGGCTTGGCAACTATTCCCAACCTGACGACTGTACTGAGCCAGACGGATGGCTCCACGTTGTTTTGGGTGTATTTCTGGGGCGTGCTCTGGGGCTTTGGGGGGCTCACCTTTGGGCTAGGCATGCGCTACCTAGGCTTGTCGCTGGGCATGGCCGTCATCATGGGGCTTTGCGCTTTGGTCGGTACGCTGGTACCACCCATTTGGGGCGGCACCATCGTTCAACTGTTGAGCACCGCCTCTGGGCAAGTGACGCTGCTGGGGCTGCTTGTGTGCTTGGTCGGCATTCTGATTTGCAGCCGAGCCGGTATCATGAAGGAAAAGTCACTGTCGGCTGAACAGAAAAGCGAGTCGATTGCCGAATACAACCTGAAAAAAGGCCTGATGGTGGCAGTGTTTTCGGGCATTATGAGCGCCTGCTTTGCCTTTGGCCTAGAGGCCGGACAAAAAATTGCGGACCTAGCCGTGCAGCAGGGCGCCGACCCGCTCTACAAGAACAACGCTATTCTAGTAGTGATTCTGCTTGGCGGCCTAACTACCAATGCCGTGTGGTGCCTCTACCTAAATCTTAAGAACCGCACCTACACCGACTATCTTAACCCTTCATATCCTGCCCTGCGCAACATCCTGTTTTGCGCAGCGGCTGGCACGCTGTGGTACTTCCAGTTCTTCTTCTACGGGATGGGCGACACCAAGCTAGGTGTTTATCGCTTCTCAGGTTGGACGCTGCACATGGCCTTTATCATTGCATTTAGCTCGATGTGGGGCCTCTACTTACACGAGTGGCGTGGCGCCAACCGTGCTACCATGCGCACCGTGTCACTTGGCATCCTGACGGTAGTGCTATCCACGATAATTGTGGGCTACGGTAACTACCTAGGCTCGGACCAAAGCGAAGCCACCGCGGCACCCGCCAAGTCCCAACCCCTATTGCAAGCTTCAGTAGAAACACAACCAGCACGTTAG
- a CDS encoding bifunctional aldolase/short-chain dehydrogenase, protein MNQTSTFQHVSYLWDEAKAAELAGDEVALFIYRSNLLGADLRLTNYAGGNTSCKVTETDPLTGQPTEVMWVKGSGGDIGTLTKAGCASLYVEKLHALKNRYRGLEFEDEMVELFNYCLFDLKSAAPSIDTPLHGLLPFKHIDHLHPDALIAIAASKDGEQIMKEIWGDTMGWLPWQRPGFDLGLQLEKIVQDNPNLRGVILGGHGLFTWGDTSYESYMNTLEVIEMAATYLEANYGKKSPVFGGVKLTNGPDETERRKLAAEVMPILRGLASSKRRMLGHYTDDARVLEYVNSNDLPRLAQKGTSCPDHFLRTKIRPLVLDAETMKGDAESVKTYLESQFEAYRQDYAAYYERSKHANSPAIRDANPVIILWPGVGMFSFAKDKQTARVAAEFYTNAINVMKGAEAVSEYLGLPEQEAFDIEYWLLEEAKLQRMPKPKSLSGQIAYVTGGTGGIGKAICEVLLQNGACVVAVDRDRLEETQEELRKKYGKDSALSARIDVTDAESIAESLRQGVLQFGGVDIVVNCAGLSISKPLQDTTQADWDILNDVLVKGQFLVSQEAVIIQRKQKLGGDIVNIASKNGLVAGPNNVAYGTAKAAQLHMSRLLAAELGPDKIRVNTVNPDAVLRGSKIWESGWAEGRAKAYGVKVEDLPQHYAKRTLLGEEVLAEDIAKAVLVFVDGSLAKSTGNVLNVDGGVAMAFVR, encoded by the coding sequence ATGAACCAAACGTCAACCTTTCAGCACGTCAGCTACTTGTGGGACGAGGCTAAGGCGGCTGAACTGGCCGGCGATGAGGTAGCCCTCTTTATCTACCGCTCCAACCTGCTCGGCGCTGATCTGCGCCTGACCAACTACGCCGGCGGCAACACCTCGTGCAAAGTAACCGAAACCGACCCCCTCACGGGCCAGCCCACCGAAGTGATGTGGGTAAAAGGCTCCGGTGGTGATATCGGGACCCTCACGAAAGCTGGTTGCGCCAGCCTCTACGTAGAGAAACTGCACGCGCTAAAGAACCGCTACCGCGGCTTGGAGTTCGAAGATGAAATGGTGGAGTTGTTCAACTACTGCCTGTTCGACCTCAAGTCGGCCGCTCCTTCCATCGACACTCCGCTGCACGGCCTGCTGCCTTTCAAGCACATCGACCACCTGCACCCCGACGCGCTGATTGCCATTGCGGCCAGCAAAGACGGCGAGCAGATCATGAAAGAAATCTGGGGTGACACGATGGGCTGGCTGCCTTGGCAGCGCCCTGGCTTCGACCTAGGTCTACAGCTAGAGAAGATCGTGCAGGACAATCCAAACCTGCGCGGCGTCATCTTGGGCGGCCACGGCTTGTTCACTTGGGGCGACACTAGCTACGAGTCGTACATGAATACGCTGGAAGTCATTGAGATGGCTGCCACGTACCTGGAGGCTAACTACGGCAAGAAGAGCCCCGTGTTTGGTGGCGTGAAGCTAACGAACGGCCCTGATGAAACGGAGCGCCGCAAGCTGGCTGCTGAGGTAATGCCAATCCTGCGTGGCCTTGCTTCGAGCAAGCGCCGCATGCTCGGCCACTACACCGATGATGCCCGCGTGCTGGAGTACGTAAACTCCAACGACCTGCCCCGCCTGGCACAAAAAGGCACCAGCTGCCCCGACCACTTCCTGCGCACCAAAATTCGTCCGCTCGTACTCGATGCTGAGACGATGAAAGGAGACGCGGAGAGCGTAAAGACGTACCTGGAAAGCCAGTTCGAAGCGTATCGCCAAGACTACGCTGCGTACTATGAGCGTAGCAAGCACGCCAACTCACCCGCCATCCGCGACGCCAACCCCGTCATCATTCTGTGGCCCGGCGTGGGTATGTTCTCCTTCGCCAAAGACAAGCAGACCGCTCGCGTAGCCGCCGAGTTCTACACCAACGCCATCAACGTGATGAAGGGTGCAGAAGCCGTGTCGGAATACCTAGGTCTGCCTGAGCAGGAAGCCTTTGACATTGAGTACTGGCTGCTCGAAGAAGCGAAGCTTCAGCGCATGCCCAAGCCGAAGTCGTTGTCGGGCCAGATTGCCTACGTAACGGGCGGCACGGGCGGCATCGGCAAAGCTATCTGCGAAGTGCTGCTGCAAAACGGCGCCTGCGTGGTAGCTGTTGACCGCGACCGGTTGGAAGAGACTCAGGAGGAACTGCGGAAGAAGTATGGCAAAGACAGCGCGCTGTCGGCCCGCATCGACGTAACGGACGCTGAGAGCATCGCCGAGTCGTTGCGCCAAGGCGTACTGCAATTCGGTGGCGTCGACATCGTGGTGAACTGCGCCGGCTTGTCGATCAGCAAGCCCCTACAAGACACGACCCAAGCCGACTGGGACATCCTCAACGATGTATTGGTAAAAGGTCAGTTCTTGGTGAGCCAGGAAGCCGTGATTATCCAGCGCAAGCAAAAGCTAGGTGGCGACATCGTAAACATTGCTAGCAAAAACGGCTTGGTAGCTGGCCCGAACAACGTGGCTTACGGTACCGCCAAAGCTGCTCAGCTGCATATGTCTCGTCTGCTGGCCGCTGAGCTAGGTCCTGACAAGATCCGCGTGAACACCGTGAACCCTGATGCCGTGTTGCGCGGTAGCAAAATCTGGGAAAGCGGCTGGGCCGAAGGTCGCGCCAAAGCCTATGGTGTTAAGGTAGAAGATCTGCCCCAGCACTACGCCAAGCGCACCCTGCTCGGCGAAGAAGTATTAGCTGAGGACATTGCCAAAGCAGTACTCGTGTTCGTGGATGGCTCACTAGCCAAGTCGACGGGCAACGTGCTCAATGTGGATGGCGGCGTAGCTATGGCTTTCGTACGCTAG
- a CDS encoding GntR family transcriptional regulator: MYKLQFKPFDKTPKYKQIVQSVITDIERGILKKGDQLPSISELSSEYYLARDTVEKAYRELRERGFSTSVQGKGYYVQADDAVKLKVLLIFNKLSSYKKIIYYAFIKALGERASVDLQIHHYNARLFEEIIDKNLGKYNYYVVMPHFTQDLDKADFRKVLERIPNDELVLLDKDIPEIKHEHLSVYQDFDKDIFGALEGLQDLLTKYHRLVLVLPSDGNYPVEIAWGFRTFCINYKKEFAVKESSMNEVLQAGTAYVLVEISDLAELIKKVRQTSYLLGREIGIISFNETTLKEVMGITVITTDFEAMGRTAAEKLLAKEHCKVKNPFYTIRRGSL, encoded by the coding sequence ATGTACAAGCTGCAATTTAAGCCCTTCGATAAGACCCCCAAGTACAAGCAGATTGTGCAATCTGTCATTACGGACATCGAACGCGGCATCCTGAAAAAGGGAGATCAGCTACCTTCTATTAGTGAGCTAAGCTCAGAGTATTATTTAGCGCGCGACACGGTTGAAAAAGCTTACCGGGAACTACGGGAGCGGGGCTTTTCTACCTCGGTGCAGGGCAAAGGCTACTACGTGCAAGCCGACGACGCCGTAAAGCTGAAAGTGCTGCTGATTTTCAATAAGTTAAGTTCCTATAAAAAGATCATCTACTACGCTTTTATCAAAGCGTTGGGCGAGCGGGCGAGCGTTGACCTACAAATTCATCACTACAATGCCCGCTTGTTTGAGGAGATTATCGACAAGAACCTAGGCAAGTACAACTACTATGTTGTGATGCCGCACTTCACGCAGGATCTTGACAAAGCAGATTTTCGCAAGGTGCTGGAGCGTATTCCAAACGACGAGCTAGTCCTGCTCGACAAGGATATTCCGGAGATTAAGCACGAACACCTAAGCGTCTATCAGGACTTCGATAAGGATATTTTTGGGGCCTTGGAAGGCTTGCAAGACCTTCTCACCAAGTATCACCGCTTAGTACTGGTGCTGCCGAGCGACGGGAACTACCCAGTGGAAATTGCGTGGGGCTTCCGCACTTTTTGCATCAACTACAAGAAGGAGTTTGCGGTCAAGGAAAGCTCCATGAACGAGGTGCTGCAAGCCGGAACGGCCTACGTGCTCGTGGAAATCAGCGACTTGGCGGAGCTCATCAAAAAGGTGCGTCAAACTAGTTACCTTCTTGGGCGTGAGATAGGTATAATCTCGTTTAACGAAACAACGCTGAAAGAAGTGATGGGCATCACGGTTATCACGACTGACTTTGAAGCGATGGGACGTACAGCCGCGGAAAAGCTATTGGCCAAGGAGCACTGCAAGGTCAAGAATCCGTTCTATACAATCCGGCGCGGGTCACTTTAA